The genomic region GTCAGCCAAGGGgagactccaggagacagtggccGACCTGCAGCCTCCTCCCCAGCAGGGTGCTCTGCCCTTGCCGGACCCAGGTGGCCGCCTTCACCTCGCCCCTCATCACCTCTCCCCATCTTTGaccccaggcccccagcctcACCCCCTCTGCTCCACTGACCCTGCTGAGTAAACGCCACTGCTTCTGCTGGAAATAGGCTGGGGTAGCTCCCAAGGGAGGGCCGCTGCAGCAAATGACTGTGAACTTGGTGACTGGAAGCAACACAGatttcttctctgcttttttGGGAGACCAGGAGACTGGGATTGAGGTGTGGGTAGGGTGGGGTTCTCCCGGAGGCTTCATGGGAGAATCCATCTCCTTGCCTTTTCTGGCTCCTGGGGGCCACCGAGCTCCTTGGCGTGAGCTCCTTCACATCACTCTGACCTCTTGCCTCCGCAGCCACatctccttcccctcttctccGTCTGCCTCCTTCCTTTAATAAGAGAACTTGTGATTACATTTGGGGCCCACTGGGATAACCCAGGATAACTTCCCCATCCTAAtgtccttaacttaatcacagaTGCAGAGTCTTTTTTGCCATATAACATTCTCAGGTTCCACCATGAGGATGTAGATCTCTGGGGGCCCATGTATGGCTCCCTGACTTAGCCTGAGGATTAGAGGCCCTTCATGGTTTACCCCTGACCACCTCCTGACCCCATCCCCAGGCCCACAGCCACCCTCCAGTCCCTTCTGCCTTCACCAGAACAAACCCCTCTGTGAGTTCATTCGCACACGCTCCCCGAGAATTCGCTACACGCCCGCACTGTTTGGGGGTGTTGCACTGAACCAGGCAGAGGCCCTTGTCGCAGAGGGATGTTATTCTAGGGCAGTGGTTCTCTGAATGTGGGCCCTCGGCCAGGGGCAGGCTTCCAGAAGCGATGTAGCTGACATTGGCCACACTGCCTCATCCAGGCAGAGCTAGGATTCTAGTCCAAATCCATCTGACCCCGAAGCCAGGCTCTTTCCATGATGAAATGCTGAAGGGACTCAAGTTCAGCCCACACTCGGTCCTAGTCCCATAGCCAGCAGacaggaaactaaggcccagggACGCAAGCATCCTGAGGCCCAGAGCATGTTAGGGAAGGGGCTGGAAGGAGACCCTGCTGCTCTGAATCCCTGCCCAGGGCTCTTGAGTCCTTCCGCATACACTCAGCCGCCCTGTGCTGTCTCCCAAGGCAGGGGGGTGAGCTTTCTGAGCATGAGTATCTGCGTCTCTCTAAGGACAGGGTCCTTCACCTCCTTGCAGGGTCCCTGTGCCCACTGCCCTCCTCCCGGAGGCCCAGAAGTGGGAGTCAGAACTCAGGAAGGAGGAGAGGTGTGCCGGGAGGCAGGGAGCCACAGGTGCCCCTGCGGCCGGCCCCCTCCCCTCGCAGGCCTCTGCCTCCCAGccgccctccctcctcccactggCCCTCGAGGCCCTGCCCCGCAGCGtcccccgccccctgcctcctcctctgcGCCCCTCAGCTCAGGCCCAGCCCAGGATAGCTTCTCACCCCTCCTGGCACACGCCGTCTGCTCCATGTCTGCTCCCCTAGACTGTGAGGCCCTAAGGGCAGGCCCACGTCTCTGTTGGTTCCTGCCTAACTCCTGGCACTGGGCCTGGCATAGTTCGCCCAGgagtgtttgttgagtgaataaggGAATGAGGGAATGCGTAAATGTCTT from Dama dama isolate Ldn47 chromosome 12, ASM3311817v1, whole genome shotgun sequence harbors:
- the LOC133066770 gene encoding uncharacterized protein LOC133066770; this translates as MEQTACARRGGRRRRGEGDVAAEARGQSDVKELTPRSSVAPRSQKRQGDGFSHEASGRTPPYPHLNPSLLVSQKSREEICVASSHQVHSHLLQRPSLGSYPSLFPAEAVAFTQQGQWSRGGEAGGLGSKMGRGDEGRGEGGHLGPARAEHPAGEEAAGRPLSPGVSPWLTVPRPCPPPDRHHHQPRAPGPLVVISILCQVSAGFCAQVGSRKDTQSVIREAGSQPYEGSHKSPITRAASTGNATPGFLNTHSHNHIRGPPAGSPPPPPVPSAPRLLHVTQAGPPSQLALAARVAVTVGRGGGHSLPAACRAPRGHSVTGLLFLLLLRSWLWLHH